The following are encoded together in the Lathyrus oleraceus cultivar Zhongwan6 chromosome 3, CAAS_Psat_ZW6_1.0, whole genome shotgun sequence genome:
- the LOC127129980 gene encoding GRIP domain-containing protein RUD3-like, protein MEKLTTKVKELELENTELRIQMNRVILENQNLKDERKGKAQELEDSNKRARLLEDQKDDLDHILIGSTSVIRTRKEELKKAEYRICELGRMLDKSLMDKKEIKLDFEAQIRELRDTLKKCKEKLSREILQKEEAERNYHHLKYQLEEANRRFEVLESQEGDAAYLLLKNDCVYWKRLYREARATLDEDQQVIKKLQELYVEWNGKFRNLARFVNLNMLELLEKLQEADWCMCPKNTPPQVFNFIKFCKKTMKELTTDLATVIRAETELKFTCT, encoded by the coding sequence atggagaaactcACTACTAAGGTTAAGGAGCTCGAATTGGAGAATACTGAATTACGGATTCAGATGAACCGAGTTATCTTGGAAAATCAGAATTTGAAGGATGAACGTAAGGGGAAAGCCCAGGAACTTGAGGATAGTAACAAGAGAGCCAGGCTATTAGAAGACCAGAAGGACGATCTTGATCATATCCTTATAGGTTCCACATCAGTGATCCGAACTAGGAAGGAAGAGCTCAAGAAAGCTGAATATAGAATCTGTGAGTTAGGGAGAATGTTGGATAAATCTCTTATGGATAAGAAAGAAATTAAGCTCGACTTTGAGGCACAGATCCGTGAACTGAGGGACACTCTGAAGAAATGCAAGGAGAAGTTGTCTCGCGAGATACTCCAAAAAGAAGAAGCTGAAAGAAACTATCACCATCTCAAGTACCAGTTGGAAGAGGCTAATAGGAGGTTTGAAGTTTTGGAGAGCCAAGAAGGTGATGCAGCCTACTTGCTCCTAAAGAATGATTGTGTGTACTGGAAAAGGTTGTATAGAGAGGCTAGAGCAACCTTAGATGAAGATCAACAGGTCATCAAGAAACTCCAAGAgctctatgttgaatggaatggcaAGTTCCGCAACTTGGCTAGATTTGTTAACCTCAACATGTTGGAACTCCTAGAAAAACTCCAGGAAGCGGATTGGTGTATGTGTCCCAAAAACACGCCTCCTCAAGTTTTCAATTTCATCAAGTTTTGCAAGAAAACGATGAAGGAGCTCACCACAGATCTTGCTACGGTCATACGAGCTGAGACAGAGCTTAAGtttacttgtacttga